One part of the Prunus persica cultivar Lovell chromosome G5, Prunus_persica_NCBIv2, whole genome shotgun sequence genome encodes these proteins:
- the LOC18777166 gene encoding (+)-neomenthol dehydrogenase, protein MEETTITFGSKRIAVVTGGNKGIGFEISRQLGSNGVGVILTARDEKRGTEAVEKLKASGFSDVVFHQLDVTDQTSIASLADFLQTQFGKLDILVNNAGVIGSLFLTDDKEKLAIRPEDLIGPNGVKNEYVKQTYETAGDCFKTNYYGIKQLTKALIPLLQKSDSARVVNVSSALGQLRVIPNEEAKKELGDSDSLTEEKVDNLVEGFLEDVKHNLIEAKSWPINQSAYIVSKAALNAYTRVLATKYPSIAINAVSPGFTATDMNNYTGILTAEEAAKGPVKAALLPDIRVSGCYFEQTELSTFE, encoded by the exons ATGGAAGAAACAACAATCACTTTTGGGTCTAAGAG GATTGCAGTTGTAACTGGAGGCAACAAAGGGATTGGATTTGAGATAAGCAGGCAATTAGGTTCTAATGGAGTTGGAGTGATATTAACTGCAAGAGATGAGAAGAGGGGCACAGAAGCTGTTGAGAAGCTAAAGGCTTCTGGCTTCTCTGATGTGGTCTTTCATCAGCTGGATGTCACTGACCAAACTAGCATTGCTTCTCTGGCTGATTTTCTCCAAACTCAGTTTGGAAAGCTTGACATAttg GTCAATAATGCAGGAGTTATTGGATCTTTATTCCTCACTGATGACAAAGAGAAGTTGGCAATTAGGCCTGAGGAT CTTATAGGTCCCAATGGTGTCAAGAACGAATATGTAAAGCAAACCTACGAGACAGCAGGGGAttgtttcaaaacaaactACTATGGAATTAAGCAGCTCACAAAAGCACTTATTCCACTTCTTCAAAAATCCGACTCGGCAAGGGTAGTCAATGTCTCCTCTGCATTGGGACAACTAAGG GTTATTCCAAATGAGGAAGCCAAGAAGGAGCTAGGAGACAGTGATAGCCTCACAGAAGAGAAAGTGGACAACTTAGTTGAGGGATTTTTGGAGGATGTGAAGCACAATTTGATTGAAGCCAAAAGCTGGCCTATTAATCAATCTGCCTACATTGTATCCAAAGCAGCTCTTAATGCTTATACCAGAGTCTTGGCTACAAAGTATCCTAGCATTGCCATTAACGCAGTCAGTCCTGGTTTTACCGCCACAGACATGAACAATTATACCGGTATCCTCACAGCTGAAGAAGCTGCTAAAGGTCCGGTGAAGGCGGCCTTGTTGCCGGATATTAGAGTTTCTGGCTGCTACTTTGAACAGACTGAATTGTCAACctttgaatga
- the LOC18776257 gene encoding tetraspanin-10: MGMGTSTFVIRWINFLTMLLAIAVVVFGVWMSTHHDNCRRSLTIPVIGIGAVIFLVSIIGFLGALKNSSILLWIYLILLCFISVGVLVFTVLAFIVTNNGSGHSVAGLRYKEYQLHDYSPWFVKQLNNTRNWKHLQSCLVKSDDCKNLSKKYKTLKQYKLAKLTPIEAGCCRPPSECGYPAVNASYYDMSFHPVSSNKDCKLYKNARDIKCYNCDSCKAGVAQYMKTEWRVVAIFNVALFVVLSMIYFVGCCARRNAARIRSKD; this comes from the exons atgggTATGGGAACAAGCACATTTGTCATCAGATGGATCAACTTTCTCACCATG CTGTTAGCAATTGCCGTTGTAGTTTTTGGGGTATGGATGAGCACTCATCATGATAACTGTCGGAGATCCCTCACTATCCCTGTTATAGGCATTGGCGCCGTCATCTTTTTAGT CTCTATAATCGGCTTCTTGGGTGCGCTGAAAAATAGCTCCATACTGTTGTGGATT TATCTGATTCTCTTGTGCTTCATATCGGTGGGAGTTTTGGTGTTCACAGTATTAGC GTTCATTGTCACAAATAATGGTTCTGGTCATAGCGTAGCTGGCTTGAG GTACAAGGAGTATCAACTCCATGATTACAGTCCATGGTTTGTAAAACAA TTGAACAATACCCGTAACTGGAAGCACTTACAGAGTTGTCTTGTGAAATCTGATGACTGCAAAAACCTATCCAAAAAGTATAAG ACTCTCAAGCAATACAAATTGGCAAAGCTAACCCCTATCGAGGCTGGTTGTTGTCGACCACCATCTGA ATGCGGTTATCCTGCTGTTAATGCTTCATACTATGACATGAGCTTCCACCCAGTTAGTTCGAACAAGGACTGCAAACTTTACAAAAATGCCCGAGACATTAAGTGCTACAATTGCGATTCATGCAA GGCTGGAGTTGCACAATACATGAAAACTGAGTGGAGAGTGGTTGCGATCTTTAACGTGGCTCTATTTGTTGTTCTG TCTATGATATATTTTGTGGGATGCTGCGCGAGACGAAATGCTGCAAGAATCCGTTCTAAAGATTAG
- the LOC18776333 gene encoding uncharacterized protein LOC18776333, whose product MDGFSLTLTSNATSFFPTSTRIPLLSSRTSRRLETQIFPPKNTKFIVFSSKEEPRLDPLDQMEMKFGRLIGEDPKLTLAKILGRKANPEATYMEIEKSFYKNKGKLIEIKEVPFNGSKEVPTTQEKKVPFDGPRKVQSSTSLDGLNLVRPVPKKGVKFEVDYKPRVSEIKNLRRPVAKPVERTKSSVPNVILRKPTSYYEDDDEDMSSRLRIKPNLSVKMRNEQPKEMFSDMTLLRKPQAVSVDKSSENKKEQSSDVDRNVIGDAELEKWREEENDEVSGFTLLEKPIAIGVETKSENDNEQLENQESSATDNVQDNNGLKDFYGSTATSEGTRNSLEESKDDSLIGLQQYEQSTMESNEEVSAVSELSDTNLPVSNVELSIDTALQGKPKRFDIPVKEASVKEAESNLVESGNLLFASPIEGHEDADWVMAENLVKRGDRGDVELISASTRGFVVSFRSLIGFLPYRNLASKWKFLAFESWLRRKGLDPSLYRRNLGIIGSYDIVDKNALLNPSLDPNVVIKNDGEVSPDMKLEELLMIYDQEKIKFLSSFVGQKIKVNVVLANRKFGKLVFSVRPKEKEESVERKRSLMAKLQVGDVVKCCIKKITYFGIFVEVEGVPALIHQTEISWDATVDPSSYFKVGQILEAKVYQLDFSLERIFLSLKEIMPDPLMEALESVVGDRDSVDGRLEAAQADTEWVDVESLIKELQQTEGIQSVLKGRFFLSPGLAPTFQVYMASMFENQYKLLARSENKVQEVIVQASLDKEEMKSVILTCTSRVG is encoded by the exons ATGGACGGCTTCTCTCTCACCCTCACCTCCAACGCCACCTCTTTCTTTCCTACTTCAACTAGAATTCCTTTACTTTCATCCAGAACATCAAGAAGACTAGAAACCCAAATTTTCCCGCCGAAGAATACTAAATTCATTGTTTTCAGTTCCAAAGAAGAGCCGAGGCTAGACCCACTGGACCAAATGGAGATGAAATTCGGTCGCTTGATCGGCGAGGACCCCAAACTTACTTTAGCCAAG ATATTGGGTAGAAAAGCAAACCCAGAAGCTACTTATATGGAAATTGAGAAAAGTTTTTACAAGAACAAGGGTAAATTGATTGAGATAAAGGAGGTACCTTTTAATGGGTCTAAGGAAGTTCCAACCACCCAAGAAAAGAAGGTACCTTTTGATGGGCCCAGGAAAGTTCAGTCATCTACTTCCTTGGATGGTTTGAACTTGGTTCGACCGGTGCCAAAGAAAGGAGTCAAATTTGAAGTGGATTATAAGCCAAGAGTGTCCGAGATTAAGAACCTGAGACGCCCAGTTGCCAAGCCTGTGGAACGTACTAAAAGTAGTGTTCCTAATGTTATTTTGAGAAAGCCAACTTCGTATTATGAGGATGACGATGAAGATATGTCGTCGAGGTTGAGAATAAAACCGAATTTATCGGTGAAGATGAGAAATGAGCAACCAAAGGAGATGTTTAGTGATATGACATTGTTGAGAAAGCCCCAAGCGGTGAGTGTTGATAAAAgtagtgaaaataaaaaagagcaaTCTAGTGATGTAGACAGGAATGTCATTGGTGATGCAGAATTGGAAAagtggagagaagaagaaaatgatgaagttAGTGGTTTTACTCTATTAGAAAAGCCCATAGCAATCGGCGTCGAAACAAAGAGTGAAAATGATAATGAGCAACTTGAGAATCAAGAATCCAGTGCCACTGATAATGTTCAAGATAATAATGGATTGAAGGATTTTTATGGATCTACTGCAACTAGCGAAGGAACAAGAAACAGTCTTGAAGAATCCAAGGATGACTCCCTTATAG GATTACAGCAATATGAGCAGAGCACTATGGAGTCCAATGAAGAGGTATCTGCTGTGAGTGAACTGTCCGATACAAACTTACCTGTTTCTAATGTTGAGTTGTCTATAGACACTGCACTACAAGGAAAACCAAAAAG ATTTGACATACCTGTGAAAGAAGCATCTGTTAAAGAAGCAGAAAGTAATCTTGTTGAGTCTGGGAATCTCCTTTTTGCATCACCCATTGAG GGACATGAAGATGCTGATTGGGTTATGGCTGAAAATCTGGTTAAGAGAGGAGATAGGGGAGATGTAGAACTGATAAGTGCTAGCACCAGAGGTTTTGTT GTATCTTTTCGCTCTTTAATAGGATTTCTGCCATACCGTAATCTTGCTTCCAAGTGGAAGTTCTTAGCTTTTGAGTCATGGTTGAGACGGAAGGGCTTAGACCCATCATTGTACAGGCGAAATTTGGGGATCATTGGAAGTTATGATATTGTGGACAAGAATGCTCTTCTTAATCCAAGCCTGGATCCTAATGTAGTTATAAAAAACGACGGAGAAGTTTCACCAGATATGAAATTGGAAGAACTTCTTATGATTTATGACCAggagaaaatcaaattcttgtCATCATTTGTTGGCCAG aaaataaaagtaaatgtggtGTTGGCCAACAGAAAGTTTGGGAAGCTTGTATTTTCAGTGAGGccgaaagagaaggaagagtcggttgagagaaaaagaagtctCATG GCCAAACTTCAAGTCGGGGATGTCGTGAAATGCTGCATCAAGAAAATTActtattttggtatttttgttGAG GTTGAAGGAGTGCCTGCATTAATCCATCAGACAGAAATATCTTGGGATGCCACTGTGGATCCTTCTTCATACTTCAAAGTTGGTCAG ATTTTGGAGGCAAAAGTTTACCAACTGGATTTTTCACTTGAACGCATCTTTTTATCATTAAAGGAGATTATG CCAGATCCATTGATGGAGGCCTTGGAGTCTGTGGTTGGTGATCGTGATAGCGTGGATGGGAGATTAGAAGCAGCACAAGCAGATACTgag TGGGTTGATGTAGAATCTCTTATAAAAGAGCTGCAACAAACTGAAGGAATCCAGTCTGTATTAAAAGGTCGTTTTTTCTTGAGCCCGGGCTTAGCTCCAACATTTCAG GTTTATATGGCATCCATGTTTGAGAATCAGTACAAGTTACTTGCTCGATCTGAAAATAAAGTACAGGAG GTTATAGTTCAAGCATCACTGGACAAGGAAGAGATGAAGTCTGTGATTCTAACATGTACCAGCAGAGTAGGCTAG
- the LOC18777705 gene encoding LIM domain-containing protein WLIM2b — translation MSFSGTQQKCKACDKTVHFIDQLSADGVTYHRPCFKCSHCNGQLSMSSYSSMEGVLYCKPHFEQLFRESGSFSKKLTCGKSQTELGRTPSKLSSMFSGTVDKCAVCTKTVYPLEKVTMEGEFYHKSCFRCNHGGCFLSPSNCAALDGILYCKHHFAQLFKEKGSYNHLTKTASVKKNGAPMPEMKPGEADSEKAQEVAEDPKQEAEGEAEAAQDSAPQGQS, via the exons ATGTCGTTCAGTGGAACCCAACAGAAATGCAAGGCCTGTGATAAGACTGTtcatttcattgaccaattaTCTGCTGATGGTGTCACATACCATAGGCCCTGCTTTAAATGCAGTCATTGCAATGGACAACTTTCG ATGAGTAGCTACTCCTCCATGGAGGGAGTTTTGTACTGCAAGCCTCATTTCGAGCAATTGTTCAGGGAGTCTGGAAGTTTCTCCAAGAAACTTACAT GTGGAAAGTCACAAACTGAATTG GGTAGGACCCCTAGCAAACTGTCCTCAATGTTCTCTGGGACTGTAGACAAATGTGCAGTCTGCACCAAAACTGTGTATCCACTAGAGAAG GTTACTATGGAGGGAGAGTTTTACCACAAGTCATGCTTCAGGTGTAATCATGGGGGTTGCTTCCTCTCACCCTCAAACTGTGCTGCTCTGGATGGCATTCTTTATTGCAAGCACCACTTTGCCCAACTGTTCAAGGAGAAGGGCAGCTACAACCACCTCACCAAGACTGCTTCagtcaagaaaaatggagCTCCAATGCCCGAAATGAAACCCGGGGAAGCCGATTCAGAGAAGGCACAAGAAGTAGCAGAAGACCCAAAACAAGAAGCAGAGGGAGAAGCAGAAGCAGCACAGGATTCAGCCCCACAGGGGCAATCATAA
- the LOC18776900 gene encoding remorin, with amino-acid sequence MADEKQKAALEKDTSAIKKVLSTKSLGLIKAWEESEKTKVDNKTNKKLSNVVAWELSKQAYIDARQKKFEQKLERKKAMYVEKMQNKVAEIHKKADEKRTMVEDVKEEERTKVKEKADKFREIGHVPKKILCFNF; translated from the exons ATGGCggatgaaaaacaaaaggctGCACTTGAAA AGGATACAAgtgcaataaaaaaag TTTTGTCAACCAAGTCGTTGGGTTTAATCAAAGCATGGGAAGAAAGCGAGAAAACAAAAGTAGACAACAA GACAAATAAAAAGTTATCTAATGTTGTTGCATGGGAGCTCAGCAAGCAAGCATACATTGATGCGCGACAGAAGAAGTTTGAG CAAAAACTAGAAAGGAAGAAGGCAATGTACGTAGAAAAGATGCAAAACAAAGTTGCTGAGATTCATAAGAAAGCAGACGAAAAAAGGACGATGGTTGAAGATGTGAAAGAGGAAGAACGTACAAAGGTAAAAGAGAAGGCTGACAAATTCCGTGAAATTGGGCATGTACCAAAGAAAATTCTATGTTTTAACTTTTGa
- the LOC18775722 gene encoding nuclear transcription factor Y subunit C-3, whose product MRQPGRYSGFMMHGGISGRTGPHSLPLARIKKIMKKSGEDVKMISGEAPIVFSKACELFIEELTRRSWMTTLEGKRRTLHKDDVASAVVGTDIFDFLVSLVSDSCHSEDITPADKEALGGS is encoded by the coding sequence ATGAGGCAACCGGGAAGGTACTCAGGATTCATGATGCATGGAGGCATATCTGGGAGGACTGGGCCCCACTCATTGCCCTTGGCGAGGATCAAGAAGATCATGAAGAAGTCCGGGGAGGACGTGAAGATGATATCTGGCGAGGCTCCAATTGTGTTCTCAAAGGCATGTGAGCTGTTCATAGAGGAACTCACTCGGAGGTCTTGGATGACAACCCTGGAAGGGAAGAGAAGGACACTGCACAAAGACGACGTTGCCTCGGCCGTCGTAGGCACCGatatctttgattttcttgtgaGTTTGGTTTCGGATTCTTGCCATTCTGAAGACATCACGCCGGCGGACAAGGAGGCATTGGGGGGATCATAG
- the LOC109949263 gene encoding uncharacterized protein LOC109949263: MDVFISEEYVVKRRVEKKAAAAGGNGKSSSMASESSAKRSDEERRRKARPNHDHDVMVSSGLSDGIVFSCFSA, from the coding sequence ATGGATGTTTTTATTTCAGAAGAGTATGTTGTGAAGCGAAGGGTTGAGAAAAAGGCAGCTGCTGCTGGTGGAAATGGGAAAAGTTCAAGCATGGCGTCTGAATCTTCTGCGAAAAGGTCCGATgaggagaggagaagaaaagctCGACCAAATCATGACCATGATGTTATGGTTTCTAGTGGACTGAGTGATGGCATTGTTTTTAGCTGCTTCTCAGCCTAA
- the LOC18777888 gene encoding remorin codes for MGIAYALHAQIETEKRLALIKAWEESEKTKAENKAYRRMSTVELWEDSKKTSVEAELKKIEEKFERNKAEYAEKMKNKVTEIHKAGDERRAFIEAKQREQCPRVEETAAKFRSTGIALKKLLLGCFISQHSAVM; via the exons ATGGGGATTGCAT ATGCATTGCATGCACAAATTGAAACAGAGAAACGGTTGGCCCTAATTAAAGCATGGGAGGAAAgtgagaaaacaaaagcagaGAACAA GGCATATAGAAGAATGTCAACAGTAGAATTGTGGGAGGACAGCAAGAAAACTTCTGTGGAGGCAGaactcaaaaaaattgag gaaaaatttgaaagaaacaaGGCAGAGTATGCtgagaaaatgaagaacaaaGTGACCGAAATTCACAAGGCAGGAGACGAAAGGAGAGCTTTCATTGAAGCCAAACAAAGAGAGCAATGCCCCAGGGTGGAGGAGACAGCTGCAAAGTTTCGTTCTACCGGAATTGCACTAAAGAAATTGCTACTTGGGTGCTTCATCAGCCAGCATTCTGCAGTTATGTAA